A single bacterium DNA region contains:
- the chrA gene encoding chromate efflux transporter has product MPDTNDPLPSVAEIFAAFLRLGISAFGGPAMVAYIRDLAVARKRWLTEESFRDGVALCQSLPGATAMQTAAYAGLRARGLKGAVAAYTGFGLPAFILMVAFSVLYRRGHDLPAVASVFRGLQVIVVALVANATLNFGKVSLKGWKDILVALAAAAFLGTGGSPIVAVAGAAAIGLLLHPGFADGPVDQGSNIEVSPFRGLKAAAPLALFALVCFAVVFSLDRKLFELAAVMLKVDLFAFGGGFASVPLMLHEVVEARNWLDTPTFLDGIALGQVTPGPIVITATFVGYQVAGPLGALVATVAIFTPSLVVLVAAVPYADGLRHSPIFRRALQGVLASFVGLLLAVTLRFAVNAPWGVATGAIGVLAFLSLRLGVDVLWVVLAGALISVVLL; this is encoded by the coding sequence ATGCCTGACACGAATGATCCGCTGCCGTCCGTAGCGGAGATCTTCGCCGCCTTTCTGCGGCTCGGAATCAGTGCGTTCGGCGGTCCGGCCATGGTGGCCTACATCCGTGACCTTGCTGTTGCCAGGAAACGCTGGCTGACGGAGGAATCCTTTCGTGACGGTGTCGCACTTTGCCAGTCGCTGCCAGGAGCCACAGCCATGCAGACGGCCGCCTATGCGGGGCTGCGGGCGAGGGGTTTGAAGGGGGCGGTCGCCGCTTACACGGGGTTTGGCCTACCGGCATTTATTTTGATGGTTGCGTTTTCGGTTCTGTATCGGCGGGGTCACGATTTGCCCGCCGTAGCATCCGTGTTTCGTGGGCTCCAGGTGATCGTGGTTGCCCTGGTCGCCAATGCAACCTTGAATTTTGGAAAGGTGTCCCTGAAAGGCTGGAAGGATATTCTCGTGGCACTAGCGGCTGCGGCTTTTCTCGGCACGGGAGGAAGCCCGATCGTGGCCGTGGCAGGGGCAGCGGCCATCGGGCTACTCCTTCACCCAGGTTTCGCCGACGGACCTGTAGATCAAGGATCGAACATCGAGGTGAGCCCATTCCGGGGGTTGAAGGCGGCCGCTCCCCTTGCACTCTTTGCCTTGGTATGCTTCGCGGTCGTTTTCTCTCTGGATCGTAAACTCTTCGAACTTGCTGCTGTGATGTTGAAGGTGGACCTCTTCGCCTTCGGCGGCGGGTTCGCTTCGGTGCCGCTTATGCTTCACGAAGTGGTGGAGGCGAGGAACTGGCTCGACACTCCCACCTTTCTGGATGGGATCGCACTTGGGCAGGTGACGCCGGGTCCTATCGTCATCACAGCGACTTTCGTAGGCTATCAGGTTGCGGGTCCCCTTGGTGCCCTTGTAGCCACCGTTGCGATCTTTACTCCCTCCCTCGTGGTCCTCGTCGCCGCAGTTCCATATGCGGATGGCCTGCGGCATTCTCCCATCTTTCGCCGGGCCCTTCAGGGTGTCCTCGCCTCCTTTGTCGGTTTGCTACTGGCCGTTACCCTGCGTTTTGCGGTTAACGCCCCATGGGGCGTTGCCACCGGTGCCATCGGCGTCCTCGCCTTCTTGTCTCTACGACTCGGAGTCGACGTGCTTTGGGTGGTTCTTGCGGGGGCTCTGATTTCGGTCGTCCTCCTATGA
- a CDS encoding DUF2188 domain-containing protein: MSKGRDRIVYRREDKKWVEKRLDSERAGSVSDTQREAASKAKGKLQSQGGGELIIKGMDNKIRSKDTIPPGNDPNPPKDKEH; the protein is encoded by the coding sequence ATGAGCAAGGGGAGAGATCGTATCGTGTACCGGCGGGAGGACAAGAAGTGGGTCGAGAAACGACTCGACTCGGAAAGAGCCGGAAGCGTTAGTGACACTCAGCGGGAAGCAGCATCAAAAGCCAAAGGGAAGTTGCAGAGTCAAGGTGGTGGTGAACTGATCATAAAAGGTATGGACAACAAGATCCGGAGCAAGGATACCATTCCCCCCGGGAACGATCCCAATCCTCCCAAGGATAAGGAGCACTAG
- a CDS encoding ATP-binding protein, with translation MNAKEDLLNNLRNTAHQYTGEILVKGIFFRFNGAFYPLRLFFIPVRNKQTNLTRGLNYGDLLLAEDIIDLRTLEEFILALGEGTQLKILSYDINVPMGYFRETEEDQQIICQKYRGYSNLTDFERKYLRETRSFPKYSLMQWPSKKYLFKVAPDSDCLNSYHKYSWTPLPLKETLPVLPEYHTAVNWWLGNDFFYLNDWTLAFYVPDFRARIRSVRFGRDRLIINAEEGLSTHSYLGAKYYLEYENRSAQTGEITFSESNEIQIHEELRRFYIVIFDKNTPTVSLDYRDYDWRHQYADQDISDIEYEEENTEYWIAGGENDVIEFKLEIENDNTKKEFIETVCSFANSKGGRIFIGVDNNGNIKGLTASQTDRYCKMIHDLIRNWVEPQVQAKIEAYEIREKKIVMVNISIGQIPPYNYKDHGVYMRSGSTDRLATREELLSLIPDKR, from the coding sequence ATGAATGCCAAAGAAGACCTGCTCAACAACTTGCGTAACACAGCTCATCAATACACAGGAGAAATATTAGTAAAGGGGATATTTTTTCGATTCAATGGAGCATTCTACCCTCTTAGACTTTTCTTCATACCTGTTAGGAATAAGCAAACCAATTTAACAAGAGGACTTAACTATGGAGACTTGCTGCTAGCAGAAGATATTATTGACCTGAGGACTCTTGAAGAATTTATATTGGCTTTGGGCGAGGGGACACAGCTAAAGATATTGTCCTATGATATAAACGTTCCGATGGGTTATTTCAGGGAAACCGAAGAAGACCAACAGATAATTTGTCAGAAATACCGTGGTTATTCGAATCTTACAGACTTTGAAAGAAAATATTTAAGAGAAACCAGAAGTTTCCCAAAATACTCTTTGATGCAGTGGCCATCCAAAAAATACCTATTTAAAGTTGCCCCTGATTCGGATTGTCTTAATTCTTATCACAAATACTCTTGGACGCCGCTACCACTCAAAGAAACTCTTCCCGTTCTGCCTGAATACCATACTGCTGTCAATTGGTGGCTCGGGAACGATTTCTTCTATCTCAACGATTGGACCCTGGCCTTTTATGTTCCAGATTTCCGGGCAAGAATTCGAAGCGTACGGTTCGGGCGTGATCGTCTCATCATCAACGCCGAAGAAGGGCTTTCAACCCATTCCTACTTGGGCGCAAAATACTATCTCGAATACGAAAACAGATCGGCTCAAACAGGAGAAATTACGTTTTCCGAGAGCAATGAGATACAGATTCATGAAGAATTGAGACGATTCTATATCGTAATCTTTGATAAGAATACCCCGACTGTATCATTAGATTACCGCGACTATGATTGGAGACATCAGTACGCAGATCAAGATATTTCCGATATAGAATATGAGGAAGAGAACACAGAGTATTGGATTGCGGGGGGAGAAAATGATGTTATAGAATTTAAGCTTGAAATTGAGAACGACAACACAAAAAAGGAGTTTATTGAGACGGTTTGCTCCTTTGCCAATTCGAAAGGCGGACGTATATTCATTGGAGTAGATAACAACGGAAACATTAAAGGATTAACTGCAAGTCAGACAGATAGGTACTGTAAGATGATTCATGACCTTATTAGAAACTGGGTAGAGCCACAGGTACAGGCGAAAATAGAGGCATATGAAATAAGAGAAAAGAAAATAGTTATGGTTAATATATCAATAGGTCAGATCCCTCCATACAACTATAAGGATCATGGAGTCTATATGCGATCAGGTAGCACAGATCGACTTGCAACACGCGAGGAACTTCTTTCGTTAATACCTGATAAGAGATAA
- a CDS encoding endonuclease/exonuclease/phosphatase family protein yields MSEYHVAFWNVENLFDVEGSPRRSEKLDRTLAGELKGWTNAVLDSKIQQLASIIRQMNAGKGPDLLGVCEIENEYVLNLLVDALKALNRKYKIAHADTKDNRGIDVAFIYDSVCLTAKEQFSHFIVKRTASRDLLQVNFQTNSGNRLVVVGNHWPSRSGGQYESEPFRIIAGETLAYFHERIREVSGDENVAVLAMGDFNDEPFNRSLVEYAQSEQTRAKVTRAQMAKFLNLMWPSLGQGIGTHYFNNQASVLDQFLVSKGLSTGNSGITVLPESVEVLQFPEMKDGGTYQSPIRFGRPSEKSFNSKGFSDHYPISLRLQEA; encoded by the coding sequence ATGTCCGAATACCATGTGGCATTTTGGAATGTTGAGAATCTCTTTGACGTCGAAGGATCGCCGCGTCGATCGGAAAAGCTCGATCGGACCTTAGCTGGCGAACTAAAAGGGTGGACAAATGCCGTCCTAGATTCCAAGATCCAGCAACTGGCCTCTATCATCAGGCAAATGAACGCCGGAAAAGGACCCGATCTATTAGGAGTATGCGAGATTGAAAATGAGTATGTCCTCAACTTGCTGGTTGATGCCCTCAAAGCACTTAACAGAAAATATAAAATTGCTCACGCTGATACTAAGGATAATCGAGGCATCGATGTGGCATTTATATATGATTCGGTTTGCCTTACAGCCAAGGAGCAGTTCTCCCATTTTATAGTAAAGAGGACAGCGTCGAGGGACCTACTCCAAGTCAATTTCCAGACGAATTCTGGAAATCGACTCGTTGTTGTTGGCAATCATTGGCCATCTAGGTCGGGTGGCCAGTACGAGAGTGAGCCGTTTCGAATTATCGCAGGTGAAACTCTGGCGTATTTCCATGAACGAATCAGGGAGGTCAGCGGCGATGAAAATGTGGCTGTGCTCGCCATGGGAGACTTTAACGACGAGCCATTCAATCGCTCACTCGTGGAATACGCCCAAAGCGAGCAAACGAGGGCGAAGGTCACTAGGGCTCAAATGGCAAAATTCCTGAATCTCATGTGGCCAAGTCTCGGTCAAGGCATCGGGACACATTATTTCAACAATCAAGCGAGTGTCCTCGATCAGTTCTTGGTCTCCAAGGGACTGTCAACGGGGAATTCTGGAATTACTGTTCTCCCTGAATCGGTCGAGGTTCTCCAATTCCCTGAGATGAAAGATGGTGGTACCTATCAATCGCCCATACGCTTTGGAAGGCCATCCGAAAAGAGCTTTAATTCGAAAGGGTTCAGCGATCACTACCCAATTTCTTTGCGGCTGCAGGAAGCATAG
- a CDS encoding DNA cytosine methyltransferase: protein MTSRSVKLHAPTVLDLFCGCGGISWGLKRSGFRILAGVDNDHAALETFQQNFPEARAFNRDLCSEQLDALPKELELVSGDLDVLVGGPPCQGFSKNVPRSGRYIDDPKNLLVRSFMRAVDLFRPKVVLMENVAEMANAFGGAFRDELLCWLDQHGYKADYDVHNVAEYGVPQRRRRVVFLANRIGVPVFIPARQCRVALDEGTHMRSKLINGAVSVWDAIGDLAPILGPKGRPNGYVSPPFSDFQRMMRSQNAPLTDHEERRLRPTQQARYNSLNPGEGLKELPDHLRPASGYSGAYGRLTNEMIAPTITRWVFHPGSGRFGHPVERRIITIREAARFQSFSDDFLFSGTNQQKSWQIGNAVPPMLVEALAPIMRCFLEGNLDEQARLRGVQQLSLQGLVADRL from the coding sequence ATGACTTCTCGCAGCGTGAAACTTCATGCTCCCACCGTTCTTGACCTCTTCTGCGGCTGTGGGGGCATCTCGTGGGGGCTCAAGCGCTCAGGTTTCCGAATATTGGCTGGTGTTGATAACGACCACGCTGCTTTGGAGACTTTTCAACAGAACTTTCCCGAGGCTCGGGCATTTAACCGGGACCTATGTAGTGAGCAGCTCGATGCCCTGCCGAAAGAGCTCGAGCTGGTGTCTGGCGATCTGGATGTTCTGGTCGGTGGGCCTCCGTGTCAGGGCTTCTCCAAAAACGTCCCCCGAAGCGGTCGTTATATTGACGATCCTAAAAACCTGCTAGTACGGTCGTTCATGCGGGCCGTCGACTTGTTTCGGCCCAAGGTTGTGCTCATGGAGAACGTGGCCGAAATGGCGAACGCGTTTGGCGGTGCCTTTCGGGACGAATTGCTATGCTGGTTAGACCAGCATGGCTATAAGGCTGACTACGATGTTCACAATGTAGCGGAGTACGGTGTTCCGCAACGCCGTAGACGAGTCGTGTTCCTTGCCAACAGAATCGGCGTACCGGTCTTCATCCCTGCACGTCAATGCCGCGTGGCGCTCGACGAGGGTACCCATATGCGGTCAAAGTTGATCAATGGTGCGGTGTCGGTTTGGGATGCCATTGGAGATCTTGCACCAATACTTGGTCCCAAGGGTCGGCCGAACGGGTATGTATCCCCTCCCTTCTCGGATTTCCAGCGGATGATGCGAAGCCAGAATGCTCCTCTTACGGACCATGAGGAGCGGCGACTTCGGCCAACTCAACAGGCGAGATACAATTCCCTTAACCCCGGGGAGGGACTCAAGGAACTGCCAGACCATCTCAGGCCTGCCAGCGGATACAGCGGGGCTTATGGGCGCCTGACCAACGAGATGATCGCACCGACCATTACGAGGTGGGTTTTCCACCCCGGGAGCGGTCGTTTTGGTCATCCAGTCGAACGACGAATCATCACCATCAGGGAGGCAGCACGATTTCAGTCATTCAGTGATGACTTCCTGTTTTCTGGAACCAACCAGCAGAAAAGCTGGCAGATCGGCAACGCTGTTCCCCCTATGCTGGTGGAGGCACTGGCACCTATCATGCGGTGCTTTTTGGAAGGGAACCTAGACGAGCAAGCTCGGTTGCGAGGAGTGCAACAACTCTCTCTGCAGGGACTTGTCGCCGATCGATTGTGA
- a CDS encoding sigma-70 family RNA polymerase sigma factor, which produces MRRSDEERMLAVARGDLDAFSELVLSHQRSAWNVAFRFLHDSAEAEDVVQDAFLKILDAAPRYRPMASFRTYLYQIVSRLCIDRAEKKHPEYSDNLPEVPDPRPPPSEQLFAREREEQVQRALGALPPNQRIAVILKHFEDLSYAEIAQTMGTSVKAVEGLLGRARSTLQDRLASLKKE; this is translated from the coding sequence GTGAGGCGCTCCGACGAAGAGCGGATGTTGGCCGTCGCAAGGGGCGATCTGGATGCCTTCAGCGAACTCGTGCTCTCGCACCAGCGGTCCGCATGGAACGTAGCGTTCCGATTCCTGCACGACTCGGCGGAGGCCGAGGACGTCGTCCAGGATGCCTTCCTCAAGATCCTTGACGCCGCGCCCCGATATCGCCCGATGGCAAGCTTTCGCACATACCTGTACCAGATAGTCTCCCGGCTCTGCATCGACCGCGCGGAGAAAAAACACCCCGAGTACAGCGACAACCTTCCTGAGGTTCCCGATCCCCGTCCACCCCCCAGCGAGCAGCTCTTTGCCCGCGAACGGGAAGAGCAGGTGCAACGGGCTCTTGGCGCACTCCCGCCGAATCAGAGAATAGCGGTCATCCTCAAGCACTTCGAAGACTTGAGCTACGCAGAGATCGCGCAGACGATGGGGACTTCCGTCAAGGCTGTGGAAGGACTTCTCGGTCGCGCCCGATCAACCCTTCAGGATCGTCTGGCCTCCTTGAAAAAGGAATAA
- a CDS encoding toll/interleukin-1 receptor domain-containing protein, with product MKINRLTKLFISHASEDKKAVALPLAKELIKAGYSVWYDEFSLELGDSLRKNIDDGLSKCDYAIIILSKAFFNKHWPEKELDGIASIESSRKENIILPIWHGVNEKDVAIYSPMLAGIKSIRYEVGIKEVVSVIRKSINTRMRGRFQFYFNESGYVGRADLKRVTFNVGSRRMGLTGSFELQKKPGTSWEKLWEDLLPEIKKLDEKDKYKK from the coding sequence ATGAAAATAAACAGATTGACAAAACTATTTATAAGCCATGCATCTGAAGACAAGAAAGCCGTTGCTCTTCCTTTAGCAAAGGAATTGATAAAAGCAGGTTATTCAGTATGGTATGATGAATTCTCTTTAGAATTAGGAGACAGCCTTAGGAAAAACATAGACGATGGTTTATCTAAGTGTGATTATGCCATCATAATATTAAGCAAAGCATTTTTCAATAAACATTGGCCCGAAAAAGAACTCGACGGAATAGCATCTATAGAAAGCTCAAGAAAAGAAAACATCATACTTCCTATATGGCACGGTGTAAATGAAAAAGATGTAGCAATATATTCACCAATGCTGGCAGGAATAAAGTCGATAAGATACGAAGTTGGCATAAAAGAAGTTGTTTCAGTTATTCGTAAATCTATTAATACGAGAATGCGAGGACGGTTTCAGTTTTATTTTAATGAATCCGGCTATGTTGGGCGGGCTGACTTAAAAAGAGTAACATTTAATGTTGGCTCACGAAGGATGGGTTTAACAGGGTCTTTTGAATTGCAAAAAAAGCCAGGAACAAGTTGGGAAAAACTATGGGAAGACCTCCTTCCAGAGATTAAAAAGTTGGATGAAAAAGATAAATATAAAAAGTAG
- a CDS encoding zf-HC2 domain-containing protein, translating to MRCDDVIARLSAYADGEISWYRSRRIGRHLEGCSSCRDHLAGLQEVDRILEELPMPPVPEGLAARVVAEAIRRAPSVKRLSTIGRLSEWFIPALGAMSTRVRLAACGTVLAAIFAGVFAAERVSPTDSRHAVVVATRELDGLEWFGSAPPASVTAAYLASVSTSSPTEGDAQ from the coding sequence ATGCGGTGCGACGACGTCATTGCTCGTCTGAGCGCTTACGCCGACGGCGAAATCTCCTGGTACCGGAGCCGAAGAATCGGCCGGCACCTGGAAGGCTGCTCCTCGTGCCGGGACCATCTTGCGGGTCTCCAAGAGGTGGACCGGATTCTTGAGGAACTTCCCATGCCGCCCGTTCCCGAAGGTCTCGCCGCCCGGGTGGTGGCGGAGGCGATACGAAGGGCCCCGAGCGTGAAGCGCCTATCAACGATCGGCCGTTTGTCCGAATGGTTCATCCCGGCGCTGGGGGCGATGTCAACGCGCGTGCGCCTTGCCGCTTGTGGAACGGTCCTCGCGGCCATCTTCGCCGGGGTCTTCGCCGCCGAACGGGTTTCTCCGACCGATAGCAGGCACGCTGTAGTCGTTGCGACGAGGGAACTCGACGGGCTGGAGTGGTTCGGCTCCGCGCCACCCGCCTCGGTCACCGCCGCCTACCTGGCCTCGGTGTCCACATCGTCACCAACCGAGGGAGACGCGCAATGA
- a CDS encoding periplasmic heavy metal sensor, whose amino-acid sequence MKENLRRLAILFSVVLNVAFLGTYLYKSAPRWVGGGQPKGEILPYQTLHLTQEQERKFDPIRRTFHERVGEVGGEIKREQLRLVDLLAKPEPDRSSVRETQERIRDLQKRMQEAVIGHLTEESSVLTADQRARFFRILRERIEKAEPASPPWMRPTGKARGAEGMP is encoded by the coding sequence ATGAAAGAGAATCTCCGACGCCTGGCGATCCTGTTCTCCGTCGTTTTAAATGTCGCCTTCCTGGGGACCTATCTGTATAAGTCGGCCCCCCGGTGGGTTGGAGGGGGTCAGCCGAAGGGCGAGATTCTCCCCTATCAGACGCTGCACCTGACGCAGGAACAGGAAAGGAAGTTCGATCCCATCCGCCGGACATTTCACGAACGTGTGGGCGAGGTCGGCGGCGAGATCAAACGGGAGCAACTTCGGCTGGTGGACCTGCTGGCGAAGCCGGAACCAGACCGTAGCTCGGTTCGCGAGACCCAGGAGAGAATCCGGGATTTGCAGAAGCGCATGCAGGAAGCCGTGATCGGCCACCTGACCGAAGAGAGCTCCGTCTTGACGGCGGATCAACGCGCACGGTTCTTCCGCATCCTGCGGGAGCGGATCGAGAAGGCTGAGCCGGCCTCCCCTCCCTGGATGAGGCCCACGGGGAAAGCCCGAGGTGCGGAAGGGATGCCTTGA
- a CDS encoding very short patch repair endonuclease, giving the protein MDRVDRRTRSKVMASVRSANTKPELLLRRALSNAGVRGWRVSPREVPGHPDVTFSRWKLAVFVDGCFWHGCPRCYRRPKSSSDYWDAKLARNRRRDSMVNGTLVAEGWIVLRLWEHEVRENAVGCASRVVAAIGRIKIVRT; this is encoded by the coding sequence ATGGATCGTGTAGACCGAAGGACGAGATCCAAGGTGATGGCGAGTGTTCGCTCAGCTAACACGAAGCCAGAACTTCTTCTTCGACGAGCGCTCTCTAATGCGGGAGTTCGGGGCTGGAGGGTCTCGCCTCGGGAAGTTCCTGGTCATCCCGATGTCACATTTTCCCGATGGAAGTTGGCGGTATTCGTTGATGGATGCTTCTGGCACGGCTGCCCTCGCTGTTACCGTCGGCCAAAATCCTCGAGTGATTACTGGGACGCGAAGCTTGCACGCAACCGGCGAAGGGACAGCATGGTGAACGGTACGCTGGTGGCGGAAGGCTGGATCGTTCTGCGTTTGTGGGAGCATGAAGTTCGAGAGAACGCGGTTGGGTGTGCAAGTCGAGTCGTGGCAGCCATTGGCCGGATTAAGATCGTCCGAACCTGA
- a CDS encoding methyltransferase produces MIVLYFVIGLEILIMISPAAGFFYAAFNPFLLSLAQYSATRWLTAFFLPHMISPPDFLLKSVRVFGSLLFVVGAAVFVICAGQVYYNKFTRKGVALGGLYSRIRHPQYLGLALTGLGLSILWPRFLVVALWAVMVVLYYLLARDEERRMLGQFGEEYRRYMDQSGMFLPKKVEVAVERLVPLRNPALRTAAVLLLLALCSVGGAFALRSYTVSRLPLWSKGRVTVLAILPSDLMMLNYRMSSVLEAPEIEARLARQPGPIIVYFMPKDYVMQGMIADTGGEWQLYKRHHSFAMIGDWIFHPFRHLEGGHAGMHNGAGKSAEGHEAGAGMVRRMVFVRAESQGGRMDPADLFAIDARRTPLFVADVDIHNLLLQEIRDLPAETGWGRVPTPIF; encoded by the coding sequence GTGATCGTCCTGTACTTCGTTATCGGACTCGAAATCCTCATCATGATCAGCCCCGCCGCCGGGTTCTTCTACGCGGCCTTCAACCCGTTCCTCCTGTCTCTGGCCCAATACTCCGCAACCCGCTGGTTGACAGCGTTTTTCTTGCCCCACATGATATCTCCTCCGGATTTCCTCCTAAAATCCGTTCGCGTGTTCGGTTCGCTCCTCTTCGTCGTGGGCGCGGCTGTGTTTGTCATCTGTGCCGGCCAAGTCTACTACAACAAGTTCACGCGAAAAGGAGTTGCCCTCGGGGGACTCTATTCCCGTATTCGCCATCCCCAGTACCTGGGGCTCGCGCTGACGGGCCTTGGTCTTTCCATCCTTTGGCCCCGTTTCCTGGTCGTGGCGCTTTGGGCGGTCATGGTGGTCCTCTATTATCTTCTCGCCCGGGATGAGGAGCGGCGGATGCTTGGGCAGTTCGGAGAAGAGTACCGGCGGTACATGGACCAAAGCGGCATGTTCCTGCCCAAGAAGGTGGAGGTTGCCGTTGAACGACTTGTTCCGTTACGAAACCCCGCCCTTCGCACGGCGGCGGTGCTGTTGCTTCTCGCCCTTTGCAGTGTGGGAGGCGCCTTTGCCCTGAGGTCGTACACCGTCAGCCGCTTGCCTCTCTGGTCGAAGGGGAGGGTCACGGTTCTTGCCATCCTGCCGAGCGACTTGATGATGCTCAACTACCGGATGTCATCCGTGCTTGAGGCTCCGGAGATCGAGGCGCGTCTTGCTCGGCAACCGGGGCCGATTATTGTCTACTTCATGCCCAAGGACTACGTCATGCAGGGAATGATTGCCGACACCGGCGGAGAGTGGCAGCTCTACAAGCGCCATCACAGCTTCGCCATGATCGGAGACTGGATCTTTCATCCCTTCCGGCACCTGGAAGGTGGACACGCAGGGATGCATAACGGAGCCGGCAAGAGTGCGGAAGGGCACGAAGCCGGCGCGGGGATGGTGAGAAGGATGGTCTTCGTTCGCGCAGAGTCGCAGGGCGGGCGGATGGACCCGGCCGACCTGTTCGCGATCGACGCCCGGCGAACCCCGCTCTTTGTGGCCGACGTGGACATCCACAACCTCCTGTTGCAGGAGATTCGCGACCTCCCTGCCGAAACCGGCTGGGGGCGCGTGCCGACGCCGATCTTTTGA